A stretch of DNA from Lotus japonicus ecotype B-129 chromosome 4, LjGifu_v1.2:
ATACTATTAGTATAGCTCTCTTTTTTGACATTTAGTAGTGCTGTACCTTGTTGTACCCATCTGTTATGTTGGTTGAGGCACAACCTCCTTGTGAGCTTTTGTGCGTTTGACAGTTCTTTTTCCATAGTTAGCTTTTGGataattttctttctcttttgtaAATGGTTGGAGTACCATAGTACTCCCTTTCAATATCaattttggcttatctaaaaaaaaagtttcttgTTTTCAAGATTTTCCCCTTCAATACCaagttcaaatttatattttcatttcaacTTTTATTCACAGATATAAATTGCCAACGTCCTTAATATTagaaaaaatatgtttaatatCTTCTAAAAAATATGTTTCATTTACTGGAATAGTTATAGTGTTGCCTATATTGAAAAGTTATAGTGTTGCCTATATTGAAAAGAATTGATTTGACCATTATTTGTTTTTGATGTTCTTTTACTTGATGCACATGAGAAATTGAGTTAGAACTGAAAATACATTGACTAATTGATTGTGTTGAGCTGCAAGCATTATGGTTTTGTTGATTTATAAATAATGGCATGGACAAGGGGAAGAGAAATGAGGAAATATTAGAGGGTGAAGAGGGTCCAAAACCAAAATACCAAAATAGCTAAAGTAACTTGCCATTCCAATTGGCAGCTCAATTGTTTGTATATGCAAGCTGCTGTGAATTAGCCTGTTGTGATATGAATCAAAGCTGAtatgatgtataaacatattacagttgtttttaattatatttttatcgatgtgctCAATTGAAAAATTTGACCCCCTAACCCCGGAGTCCTGGATCCGCCATTAATTCAAAATACGATTACTTGGGTGTTGTTTGACCAAATATGGGCCAAGATGCAATTGACGTTATGAGTTTTGAAAAGAGAAACGCCAGTTAGGACGTAACACATAGGTTTTCGCTACTAGTTTGATAATCTTAGGTTTTATTTCATTCGTTGAAGATGAAAGGTTGTATTAAAGAAGAATTACTACAATCACTAAAAGGTAGACTAACTCACGAAAGAAAGATAGAACCAGAAGCAGAAAAAGAAGAGTGAGGAGAATTCATGGAGATGGACTCATTTCCAATTTCAAACGTGCTAAAATTTAAGATTCGAATAAATATCTCAAATATATTACCTTCCCTAAATCCCGGCTTGGTTCCTTTTTTAAATCCACTTTGAACGCAAAGTTTCTTCCTTATCGGGTATTTCCTTCGTCGACTAAGCTCTTGAACCAGCTAACAACTTATGCAATGTTTAATTAACTTCTCCTGGGTTCTAGCAGTTATAAATTGCCCAATATTTTGGTGTTAATACTTTCTAAGACAGACATGACGTTATTTATTCGACTGTTTATTCATTTCATTAGTCGCTTTTTTCTTCCCTTAGTAAGTTTCAAACCGTACCCCATTCACTTCTCAATGATGGCTACCTAAGAGTTTTTTTGAAGTGTCTTATAAACCTACATtgagaaataaaatatatttttcaagcAATTGTTTTAATTATGAAATTATTACATTTTGTTTCTCGACGTCTGTTAATcccttaatttaatttttttttgaaactaatttaTTTGAACCAACACATATCAAATCTTGTAGTTTGACTAGTTTCTAAATATACTCTTAGTGGTGATTTTTTGAACTCTTAgtgttgttttatttatttattatattcaaGGTCTGtttaaaaaattagaataatCTAAAAGTTAAAGAAAATCACAAATTTTGCCCTTTAAAAAGTTCTGCGGAGACTTCAAGTAGTTTGTGTTAGTGTGGCACTATCTTCATATATACATAGAAGTGGTAGGAACGACAACTGGCCGTTGCAAACATTGATTTTTGGCACTAAAATACTCTCTTGAAAATAGCAGATTCCTAGCGGAAAGGTTGAAGGTAAAATCCAGAGTAGAATCATTCCTGCAATTTCATTAGTGTACATGAACAGATGAACTGCATTTTGCTTGTATAAATATGACACATGTCCACCATGTCAAGACATCGGAAAGTAAAAAATACGTGATAAAACTTAGTTACACACATACTATATACTATCTTTACTATTATTCAATTTCAACATGACAGATACTGTAGGTAAGTTTTAGGGGAAATATTATGTATATTACTACAGTAGGTAAGTAGTTTTCTCAAAAAAAGTTAAAGCTAAAGACAAAAGCTGCTGCTGATTTCTGTTAATCCAAACTACTATTTTTACCAGTAAAGCTCCATATAAACAATGATAATCATGATTGTCTCTAATAACAACTTTCCCTTTATCCTTCCCTTGTGCCTTTCACTCATTCACTGCCTCTAGCAACAATGACTTCCTTCTTCCTTTTTACAAACACACTATTTCTTGCACTCATGATGTTTTTTTCCACCACCCATCACATCCTTGCTCAATTGTCACATACCAATGGAACAAACTTTTCATGCCCTGTGGACTCACCTCCATCCTGTGACACATATGTAACATACTTTGCTCAGTCTCCAAATTTTTTGACCCTTACAAGCATATCTGATCTATTTGACACCAGCCCTCTTTCAATAGCAAGAGCAAGTAATATAAAGGATGAGAATCAGAACCTTGTTCCAGGCCAACTCTTGCTGGTACCTGTAACTTGTGCTTGCAGTGGAAGCAACTCTTTTTCCAATATCTCACACATGATCAAAGAGGGTGAAAGCTACTACTATCTTTCAACCACTTCATATGAGAATCTCACCAATTGGGAGACAGTGCAAGATTCAAATCCTAATTACAATCCATATCTGTTGCCAGTAGGCATCAAAGTAGTGATCCCTTTGTTCTGCAAGTGCCCTTCAAATTACCACCTGAACAAAGGGATAGAGTATCTGATTACTTATGTGTGGCATAACAATGACAATGTTTCCCTCGTAGCTTCCAAGTTTGGTGTATCAACACAGGACATAATTAGTGAAAACAATTTCAGCCACCAGAACTTCACTGCTGCAACAAACTTTCCAATTTTAATCCCAGTGACTCAGTTACCATCTCTTTCTCAATCTTATTCTTCAAGTGAAAGAAAGAGAAGCAATCATATTCATATTATAATTTCTATTGGTATCAGCCTGGGAAGCACTCTTCTGATTGCACTTTTGGTACTGGTTAGTGTAACTTGTCTGAGGAAGAGAAAGAGTAGTGAAAATAAGAGTTTGTTGTCTGTGGAGATTGCAGGCAAGAAGTTAATTTCTGGAGTTTCAAACTATGTAAGTAAGTCAATCTTGTATGAATTTCGTTTAATTATGGAAGCTACTTTGAACCTCAATGAGCAGTGTAAGATTGGAGAATCAGTGTACAAGGCAAAATTGGATGGTCAAGTTTTAGCTGTGAAGAAAGTAAAGGAAGATGTGACAGAGGAGGTGATGATTCTACAGAAGGTAAATCATTTAAATCTGGTGAAACTAATGGGTGTCTCTTCAGGACATGATGGGAATCACTTCCTTGTGTATGAATTTGCTGAAAATGGGTCTCTTCATAACTGGTTGTTCTCCAATTCTTCAACTGGTTCAAGATTCCTCACATGGAGTCAGAGGATAAGCATAGCAGTTGATGTTGCCATGGGTTTGCAATACATGCATGAACACACTCAGCCAAGTATAGTCCACAGGGACATCACATCAAGTAATATCCTTCTTGACTCCAACTTTAAGGCCAAGATAGCAAATTTTTCTGTTGCCAGAACTTCAATCAATCCCATGATATTAAAAGTAGATGTCTTTGGTTATGGAGTGGTTCTATTGGAGTTACTGTCAGGGAAGAAATCCTTAACAAACAATGAAATTAATCATATTAGGGAGATCTTTGATctaaaagagaagagagaggagAGGATTAGAAGATGGATGGATCCTAAGATAGAGAGCTTGTACCCTATTGATGATGCTCTCAGCTTGGCCTTTTTGGCAATGAATTGCACATCAGAAAAGCCTCTGTCAAGACCAACCATGGGAGAAGTTGTTCTTAGCCTCTCCCTTCTCATGACTCAACACTCTCCTACCACATTAGAGAGATCATGGACTTGTGGGTTAGATGTAGATGTTACAGAAATGCAAACTTTGATAGCAGCTCGTTGATTGCGGTGTCCCAATGTTCTACTTTTTTTATATTAGCTTGTCACAGTGTCCGTGTCAGAGTCGGTGTTTCATAGGTGCATGTAAATTAAGTTCTATCTTTCAAATATGGTGTTCACTTTGACTATGTGTTTTAGGCAGCTAGATTTGGCACCCCACTCATTAGAAATATCACCCCActttcggaaataaggtttccgaagtattttttcactcaaaagtgagatgttacatgtattttgcactacaaatcatgaattaatttcggaatataagattccgaaataattcggaacccaaaaatccgaaaattgggGGTGTAAAATCTAAGGgttggggtgccaaatccagcTCTCTGTGTTTTAGTTAATAAATGTATATATGTGTATATGTGTATGTGCATACATCATCTTTGTGTACATAAGTTTTCCAGGTTTCATTTTTCCACTTATTACTATCTCAGAACTAATAGTCTTATCTTATGTGCCTGTTTATATTAAGTACATACAAGTATAGGAAAGGAAGATGATGGTTAAAAACATTTTTTGCTACTGGATAACATGACCTTAACTGTTttcatattgtgcttcctttcAATATCATTTGTAATGCCTTAGATATTTGGAAATGTTTTCTCTCGTCACGAATTTTTCACATAATCTGAGTTATTGGATCATTTCCATCTGTATATAGTGAACGAATTTCTTTGCTTAACGACTAGAGTTTCTGCACGTTTCAGCTGATTCAGTAGCATAGTGGATAGAAACTTGCTAGGTCAAAAGAGATACTTAAAAGTACAAAGATCTCCATATTAAGCTAAAGAGCTGTTGAGAATATGAATCAATACCTATTATTAGAGTTAATAAAATCTAGGATTCCTATTGTTATAAGTTTTAATTGTAGGAATTATGGATGTTAGTGGGCATGTTACAAAATCATGGTAGTTTtatttccaatttattttccATCAAGGGaagaatatttatatttttcttgtATTTAAAGGTTGTTAGTATCAATGAAATTGTGTGACCTTCCATTTCACTCGCCTCTATTTCCAACAATTGGTATCAAAAGCTTCTTTACTCGAGGGACCTAGTGAGGTTGAGAGTTCCACCAAAATCTCAAATACATACATAGAGAGATCAAAATGCAATAAGATAATTCAGTCTTCTCATTGCTAGTTTCTTAGGGTGAGAAATATACCTATGGGCAATCAGAATAGAGGTGTTTCTTGATGCGAGTGATCTTTGGGAGgttgttgagacttgagaggacTGAGGTTAGAAATTACAAGAAATCCAACGTTTAATCAAATGAGGTACCATgagga
This window harbors:
- the LOC130716207 gene encoding serine/threonine receptor-like kinase NFP; amino-acid sequence: MTSFFLFTNTLFLALMMFFSTTHHILAQLSHTNGTNFSCPVDSPPSCDTYVTYFAQSPNFLTLTSISDLFDTSPLSIARASNIKDENQNLVPGQLLLVPVTCACSGSNSFSNISHMIKEGESYYYLSTTSYENLTNWETVQDSNPNYNPYLLPVGIKVVIPLFCKCPSNYHLNKGIEYLITYVWHNNDNVSLVASKFGVSTQDIISENNFSHQNFTAATNFPILIPVTQLPSLSQSYSSSERKRSNHIHIIISIGISLGSTLLIALLVLVSVTCLRKRKSSENKSLLSVEIAGKKLISGVSNYVSKSILYEFRLIMEATLNLNEQCKIGESVYKAKLDGQVLAVKKVKEDVTEEVMILQKVNHLNLVKLMGVSSGHDGNHFLVYEFAENGSLHNWLFSNSSTGSRFLTWSQRISIAVDVAMGLQYMHEHTQPSIVHRDITSSNILLDSNFKAKIANFSVARTSINPMILKVDVFGYGVVLLELLSGKKSLTNNEINHIREIFDLKEKREERIRRWMDPKIESLYPIDDALSLAFLAMNCTSEKPLSRPTMGEVVLSLSLLMTQHSPTTLERSWTCGLDVDVTEMQTLIAAR